The following proteins are co-located in the Theropithecus gelada isolate Dixy chromosome 19, Tgel_1.0, whole genome shotgun sequence genome:
- the NANOS2 gene encoding nanos homolog 2 — protein sequence MQLPPFDMWKDYFNLSQVVWALIANRGQRLETQETEEPSPGPRFGQDQGLGGSGANGGLGTLCNFCKHNGESRHVYSSHQLKTPDGVVVCPILRHYVCPVCGATGDQAHTLKYCPLNGGQQSLYRRSGRNSAGRRVKR from the coding sequence ATGCAGCTGCCACCCTTTGACATGTGGAAGGACTATTTCAACCTGAGCCAAGTGGTGTGGGCGCTGATCGCGAATCGGGGGCAAAGGCTGGAGACCCAAGAGACTGAGGAGCCAAGTCCTGGGCCCCGGTTTGGGCAGGATCAGGGGCTGGGAGGGTCAGGGGCCAACGGGGGCCTGGGCACCCTGTGCAACTTCTGCAAGCACAACGGGGAGTCCCGCCACGTCTACTCCTCACACCAGCTGAAGACACCAGACGGCGTGGTGGTGTGTCCCATCCTGAGGCACTACGTGTGTCCTGTGTGCGGTGCCACCGGTGACCAGGCCCACACGCTCAAGTACTGTCCGCTCAACGGTGGCCAGCAGTCCCTCTACCGCCGCAGCGGGCGCAACTCGGCCGGACGCAGGGTCAAGCGCTGA